A genomic stretch from Candidatus Brocadiia bacterium includes:
- a CDS encoding helix-turn-helix domain-containing protein, giving the protein MITVSDTLERLLSIKEVADFLGLHQRTVYTLANEGRIPGFKLGGAWRFDLRTIKNWVNREMTRNCHRPSA; this is encoded by the coding sequence ATGATTACAGTCAGCGATACGTTAGAACGGTTATTGAGCATCAAAGAGGTGGCCGATTTCCTGGGCCTGCACCAACGCACCGTCTACACCCTGGCCAACGAAGGACGGATACCCGGATTCAAACTGGGCGGCGCCTGGCGCTTTGACCTGCGGACCATCAAGAACTGGGTAAACCGGGAAATGACGCGCAACTGCCATCGCCCATCCGCCTGA
- a CDS encoding ATP-binding protein, with protein sequence MITETSTSNPLLRTRKNVVVVMRLIVFTVIYLIAFQEHNPKNLSWFIWFIMGIFLVSEVVYMFEHKTHFFIQRILGWIFLFDAVLITMLIYLLSVKTIELYIAYFAVIAIATMSKSVATSFVVAILVSAFYLFMPMYEGKLVFTEFITRPLFFFSVSMFSGYLSEEIYRQQKKKVEFENRFNLLENQLRQAQKMEVFGQLAGGIAHDFNNCIGVILGSSELALEDTQHDHKAFEPLKIIHRQAEHGRNLIRRLLSIGRQQQLHPKSINLNELVAETNKYMVRLLPENINLKIAPAANLRPAQADPTAIEQILMNLYLNARDAMAKGGDLTVTTSNIFVDQDFAAHHPPLKTGHYVILQVSDTGQGMDEKVRRHLFEPFFTTKPDGKGTGLGLVVVYNLVIQHQGYIDVQSTPAPDKPTADSPASGTTFRIYLPISLESAQPAIAAKPESFKGGTETILLADDDAALSELLATILKTTGYTVLSVPDGDQALTIFDANKDKISLAVLDIGLPKKDGIEVFKTIRRINPEVKVLFTSGYLEGGIQSDYIKQQELDFIQKPFSITSLKSKIRTILDLKPIAIDDKNSSTEKMLQDKEVGV encoded by the coding sequence ATGATTACAGAAACCAGCACCTCAAATCCCCTGCTTCGCACCCGGAAAAATGTCGTGGTCGTGATGCGCCTGATTGTCTTCACGGTCATCTACCTGATTGCCTTCCAGGAACACAACCCAAAAAACCTCAGTTGGTTCATCTGGTTCATTATGGGCATATTCCTGGTCTCCGAAGTGGTTTATATGTTCGAGCACAAGACCCATTTCTTCATCCAGCGCATCCTGGGCTGGATATTCCTGTTTGACGCCGTCCTGATAACCATGCTCATCTACCTGCTTTCCGTCAAAACCATCGAGCTTTACATCGCCTACTTCGCGGTCATCGCCATCGCCACCATGTCCAAAAGCGTGGCCACCTCGTTCGTGGTGGCCATCCTGGTCAGCGCCTTTTACCTGTTCATGCCCATGTACGAAGGCAAATTAGTCTTTACCGAATTCATCACCCGGCCGCTCTTCTTCTTCTCGGTCTCGATGTTCAGCGGTTACCTTTCCGAGGAAATCTACCGCCAGCAGAAAAAGAAAGTCGAGTTCGAAAACCGGTTCAACCTGCTGGAAAACCAACTGCGCCAGGCCCAGAAAATGGAGGTCTTCGGCCAGCTGGCCGGCGGCATCGCCCACGATTTCAACAACTGCATCGGCGTCATCCTGGGCAGTTCCGAGCTGGCCCTGGAAGACACCCAGCACGACCACAAGGCCTTTGAACCGTTAAAGATTATCCACCGCCAGGCCGAACACGGGCGCAACCTCATCCGCCGTCTGTTATCGATCGGGCGCCAGCAACAACTCCACCCCAAAAGTATCAACCTTAACGAACTGGTTGCCGAGACCAACAAATATATGGTCCGGCTGCTGCCCGAAAATATCAATCTCAAGATAGCGCCAGCCGCCAATCTCCGGCCCGCCCAGGCCGACCCGACCGCCATAGAACAGATACTGATGAACCTTTACCTCAACGCCCGCGACGCTATGGCCAAAGGCGGCGACCTGACCGTCACCACCTCCAACATCTTCGTCGACCAGGACTTCGCGGCCCATCATCCGCCCCTAAAAACCGGACACTACGTCATACTCCAGGTCAGCGACACCGGACAAGGCATGGACGAAAAAGTCCGGCGCCACCTTTTCGAGCCGTTCTTCACCACCAAGCCCGACGGCAAAGGCACCGGCCTGGGACTGGTCGTGGTTTATAACCTGGTTATCCAGCACCAGGGCTATATCGATGTCCAGAGCACTCCGGCACCGGACAAACCAACCGCCGACAGCCCGGCATCGGGAACGACCTTCCGGATTTACCTGCCCATCTCGCTGGAATCGGCCCAGCCCGCAATTGCCGCCAAACCAGAATCCTTCAAGGGCGGAACGGAAACCATCCTGCTGGCCGACGACGACGCCGCACTGTCCGAACTGCTGGCCACCATACTCAAAACCACCGGCTACACCGTCCTCTCCGTTCCGGACGGCGACCAGGCCTTGACCATATTCGATGCCAACAAAGACAAAATCAGCCTGGCCGTGCTCGACATCGGCCTGCCCAAAAAAGACGGCATCGAGGTGTTCAAGACCATCCGCCGGATCAACCCCGAGGTCAAGGTCCTCTTCACCAGCGGCTACCTCGAGGGCGGCATCCAGTCCGATTACATCAAACAACAGGAACTCGATTTCATCCAAAAACCGTTCAGCATCACCAGCCTGAAATCCAAAATCAGGACGATACTGGACCTAAAACCGATAGCCATTGATGATAAAAACAGCAGTACTGAAAAGATGCTTCAGGATAAAGAGGTAGGAGTATGA